A region from the Schistocerca serialis cubense isolate TAMUIC-IGC-003099 chromosome 1, iqSchSeri2.2, whole genome shotgun sequence genome encodes:
- the LOC126457554 gene encoding dynactin subunit 6 codes for MSMKSSVKIAPGAVVCNECELKGDITIGSMTIIHPRASIIAEAGPIIIGENNLIEEQARIINKIIPGSTSSSTPVLIIGSNNVFEVDCHSEARKIGDNNILEAKSFVSHDVEITNGCIIGAGCTLTCSEVLPENTVIYGKECLRRQQLDRPPTQTLQLDYLTKVLPNYHHLKKSKKGQA; via the coding sequence ATGTCTATGAAAAGCAGCGTTAAAATTGCGCCTGGGGCTGTTGTGTGTAATGAGTGCGAGCTGAAAGGTGACATTACAATTGGAAGCATGACAATAATACACCCAAGAGCGTCGATTATAGCAGAAGCTGGGCCCATAATAATAGGAGAAAACAATTTGATTGAAGAACAAGCACGGATTATCAACAAGATTATACCTGGAAGCACTTCCTCCTCAACACCTGTTCTTATCATTGGTTCCAACAACGTATTCGAAGTGGACTGTCACTCGGAAGCTAGGAAGATCGGCGATAACAACATTTTGGAAGCTAAATCGTTTGTAAGCCATGATGTAGAGATAACAAACGGATGTATTATTGGAGCAGGTTGTACGCTGACATGCTCGGAAGTGTTGCCCGAAAATACTGTAATTTATGGCAAGGAATGCCTTCGCCGGCAACAATTGGACAGACCGCCAACTCAGACGCTGCAATTAGACTATTTAACTAAAGTTTTACCCAATTATCATCATCTAAAAAAATCCAAAAAAGGTCAGGCTTAA